The Nitrospirota bacterium nucleotide sequence GGTGGAGTAGCGCGCGAACCCTCCGCCGATATGGTCGTAGATCCCCCCGTCCGCCATCGCATCGAGCGTGCTTGTGACCATCTGCAGCGTGCGGCTGTCCCCTGTTCGCCGGTAGCAACGGAGGAGCAGGGAGAGCCCTGCCGAGGGGGGAAATTTCGGCGCGTTGCCGAATCCGCCGTGGCGCTCATCGAAATCCTCACGGAATTGCGTCACCGCTTCATCGAGCAGGGAGACACTGACGGAGATAGGGGAGGCCGATTTGACTTCACTTTTCAATCGTTCGGTCAATTGACGCGCTTGATTTGTGAGGTCGGCGGAGTCTGTCGCCCAGGCTTCGGCGATCTTCTTGAGCAGGCTGGGGAACCCCGGGCGGCCCCAGCGGTCGTCCGGAGGGAAATAGGTGCCGGCAAAGAACGGCTGCTGATCCGGCGTGAGGAACACAGTCATGGGCCATCCACCCTGTCCATGATTGAGGGTGACGGTCGCCTGCATGTAGATCTCATCGAGATCCGGGCGTTCTTCCCGGTCGACTTTGATGCAGACAAAATGCTGGTTCATGAGCGAAGCAATGGTCTCGTTCTCGAACGATTCCCGCTCCATGACGTGACACCAATGGCAGGCAGAATATCCGATCGAGAGCAGGATGGGACGGTTCTGTGATTTCGCTGCCTGAAGCGCCTCCGGCCCCCAGGGATACCAGTCGACCGGGTTCGAGGCATGCTGGAGGAGATAGGGACTGGTTTCGTGGACGAGACGATTGGACCTTGCTGCTTCCGGTGACGTAGACATGGCGCTACGGTAGCATCGTGGTCGGAGAAGGGTCAATCAGTGAGGGGTCAGTTCTTGACTTTGCACTTGGCAAAGAGCCGCGCTTGCGGCGGAGTGAGCGCCGCAGCTTCTAGCGCGGTTTGAATTTTCGAAACCCGAGAAGGCGAAATGCGAAAACGCATGGCCACGGTCTGCAAGGGTTCGTTCGCGGCGCGCCGCAGCAAGTATACGGCTGTTTGATACGCCTCGCGGTGGGAACGATTGAGCAGGGCGCCCGGGTGAAGTCGATAGGCCACAGCGACGTGCTGGATGACATCTTCGGGAGTCAGACGAGTCGGACGGGTCTGAACGGTCGGCACATTCGTCACAGGCTTCCCGCGCACGAGTTGTTCGATCCGCTCGAGGAAATCCGGACCTCCAAGAAAAATTTGGCCCGTCACATCTTTCCACGGTGAAGGCTGGTGGATCCCCTCCGTGACGAAGCGTTGGTATGCCATTCGAGCATTCGCCATGTTGCTCTCGAAGAGTGAGAGTACGGTCGCAGTGTCGAGCCAATCTGGTGCTGCGTGTGTTCCTACGGTGGCTCGATAGCTGCTCCACGCCCACGCTCCCACTGTGTTCACCATGCCGGCTCGAACCGGATTTAGCACGACATAACGACACAGTTCTTGCAAATAGTTTTCCTTTTCCACAAGGAGGCTCTTAAATCGGCCCTGCAGCACGTGCCCAACACGGTGGTGACGGCGATTGAACCATTGTGTGTAGGTGCCGTGGAGTCGTTTCAGGCCTCGACTGAGATTGGGCTCTGGCGTTTCGATCACAAGATGATAGTGATTGCCCATCAAGCAATAGGTGTAGCATCGCCAATGTTGCTGCGAAATTTCCCGACCGAGCAAGCGGATAAACTGCTGCCGATCTGTGTCATCCACGAAGATGGACTGCTGCGCGTTGCCCCGGGCGGTGATGTGGTAGAGCGCGCCAGGGAATTCGAGACGGAGTGGGCGAGCCATGAGGCGATACGATAGAAGTGACGTAGTGCAAAGTCAAGAACCGACCCCATCTTCCCAACTGGTTGATTTGGTTGATTTAGCAGGCTGTTGACAAAGTCCGCCAGCGGCGTTCTCGCGGCGCTCAGAGGCTCAACGTACTGCAGAGAGTACGCTTCGCCTCGTCGCTTGCTGCGGCCTTGCTGGACGGCCTTTCTGAACAGCCTGCGATGGCTTCTGAATGAACCAAACAAACAACTACCGTTCTGCTCCAGCTCTTGATCGCTGTTGTGGTAATCTAACGGAGCAACGGAGCGAAGCCGGTTTATTTGGTTTGTTTGGTTTATTTTGTTGTTCGGACCAACCGCACTAAATAACGAAACAAACCAAATAAACCAAACAGACCCACCAGGGGATTAGCCATGAATGACAACGGGCCGTATTCGAACTACCGCCTGACTGTTCGCATGGAACTCGCCAACATACCAGGCATGTTTGCCAAGGTTGCTGCGATTCTGGCTGAGGAAGGCGCGAACTTGTGCGCGGTGGATATTGCTTCTGCCACGGCCGACCGCATGGTGCCGGACGTGACCTTCGATGTCCACAACGAAGCCCATGGAGAGAAGGTGCTCGCTCGGATCGCCGCATTACCGGACGTGAAGGTACTCTCGGCTTCCGATCGGATTTTTCTTCTCCATCTCGGTGGAAAGATTCACATCCAATGCAAGTTCCCCATCACAACCAGAAACCTCTTGTCGATGGTCTATACGCCGGGAGTCGGGCGCGTCTCGCAGGCGATCGCGAAGGACAAGACGAAGGTCCATGTCTTTACCAGCAAAGGCAACTCCGTTGCCGTCGTCACAGACGGGTCGGCAGTGTTGGGGCTCGGCAATCTCGGCCCTGAAGCTGCGTTACCGGTGATGGAAGGGAAAGCCATGCTGTTCAAAGAGCTGGCGGACATCGATGCATGGCCCATCTGCCTCAATACCCAGGATCCCGATGAGATCGTGCGTACCGTTCAGGCCATCGCCCCCGGGTTCGGCGCCATCAATCTGGAAGATATCAGTTCGCCTCGTTGTTTCGAGATCGAACGCCGGTTGAAAAGTACGCTGGATATTCCCGTCATGCATGACGATCAGCACGGCACAGCCGTGGTCATCCTCGCCGCCTTGACCAATGCGCTCAAGGTCGTCGGGAAACGGATGGAAGACATCCACGTCGTGGTCAACGGCCTTGGCGCAGCTGGAACCGCCTGCTGCAGAATGCTACTGGCTGCCGGTCTCTCTCACTTAATCGGGTGCGAGCCGAATGGTATCGTCTTGCGAGGAGACGGCGAGCAGCTGAGAGCCTGCCGGACAGATCTCACCCCCTGTATGACCAAAGACCGTCCTCAGGGCACCCTCAGGGATGCGCTGAAGGGAGCCGATGTCTTTATCGGATTATCCGTCGGCCATATCCTCACTGCAGAAGATCTGGATCTGATGGCGGTAGATCGCATCGTCTTTGCGATGGCCAATCCTGACCCGGAAGTCGCTCCTGAGCTTGCCGCGTCGCACTGCCGGATTTTCGCGACGGGGCGCTCGGATTATCCGAATCAAATCAACAACGCGCTCGCGTTTCCCGGCATCTTTCGAGGCGCGCTCGACGTGCAGGCACGCGACATCAATGAAGCCATGAAACTCGCCGCGGCAAAAGCTCTCGCTGAGACCATTCCCACTGCGGCACTCGGAGCGGACTACATCGTTCCAAGCGTCTTCGATAAGACTGTTGTCCCGCGCGTGGCAAAAGCCGTGGCAGCAGCTGCGCGCGAGACAGGCCTGGCACGCCGCCGCAGTAAGCCAGGCAACGACATCCCGTCGGCCTGACCGGCAATTCTCCCATTTTCTTCCCTATTTTCAGCACTTCAGGCACGGGGCTAGCCTATGCTAGAATGCGCCCCAATGGGAGAAGGTTGAGCGCAGAGGTAAAAGAGAAGTTGATGTTCTAATCAAGGGTTAGGAGCGGGGAAGCTGATTATAATTCTGTGTCCATTCTCCGAACTCAACCTTAACCTCAACCTCAACCTTTCGTCTACGAGCTATGCCTTTTTCACAACGTAAATTTATCAAGTTTCAGAATGGCATGAGACGGCGGATCGAGTCCTTGCGTCCGAAGGCCGAAGATAGTCTTGAGGTTGCCGTCGACACCATGATGCTGGAGCGGGTCGACAGTTTCTTCCGTATTGAAGAAGGGCTGGAGGAAATCCTCAAGTCGCTGGCCCAGATTGAAGATGAAATCGGGGAGATCCGGGATCTCGCCGGTGCGATGCGTTTGGAATCCCGTCTGGAGTTTGTGGAAGATCGATGGGATGATTTCGACAGTGAGATTCGAGAGCGTCCCCGTCGCCGGCGCAGGAAAGTCAGCCTGGCCGATATGTTGAAAGCGGCTGGTGGAGGAGGAGGGGACTTTTCGCAAGGGTCGAGCAACATCAACAACGCCATGGACGCCTATGCCGCGATGGGAGTAGAATTCGGCAGTTCGCTCGCCGATGTCACAGCGGCATTTCGTCAAAAGGCGAAGCAATTCCATCCGGATTCGAATAACGGCGACCGGAGTGCTGAACCGGAGTTGCGCCGCATGTTGGAGGCGTATCAATTCCTCAAGGAATACTTGAGCCTCAGCAATGTGGAGCCACCGCGGCCCCCGGACGCCGCCTACCGCCCTACAGAATGAACCCCACGTGACAGCTCATCCACCGGCCCAATATGTGACCGACCAGCCTGCGCTTGAATCTCTCTGCAAGGTCTTGAGGCAAAGCCCGCGGTTGGCTCTGGATACCGAGTTCGTCGGTGAAGACACCTTCATCCCGCGACTCGAGCTGATTCAAGTCGCCACTGCCGGCACCGCTGCCGTGATCGACTTTCCCGCCGTGCAAGCCAGCGGCTCGCTCGACATATTCTGGGAACTCATCTGCGATCCCAAGGTCGCCAAGATCGTGCACGCCGGGCGGCAAGATCTCGATCTCTTTGCCACCCATGCAGGGCAGATCCCCAAGCCGTTTTTCGATACGCAGATCGCCGCAGCCATGGTCGGATACGGAGCCCAAATCGCCTATGCCAACCTGGTTCAACGTCTCCACGGCACGAAGCTGGCCAAAGCCCATACCTTTACCAACTGGAGCGCACGCCCCCTTTCGGACGACCAGATTTCGTATGCGCTGGAAGACGTCGAATTCCTGCTGTCAATCCATACACATCTGCAGGATCGTCTGAATACGCTCGGCCGTTCGGAGTGGGTCGACGAGGAATTTGCCCGACTCGAAACGGCGGTGGGGGAAAAGAGCCGGGAGCCGCAGGAACGCTACCAAAGAATTAGAGGCTGGGAAACGCTCAAGCCCAAAGGGGCTGCGATACTTCGTGAGTTGGCTGCCTGGAGGGAAGCGGAAGCCCGACGCCGGAATGTGCCCCGCGGGCGGGTCATGCGAGACGAGGTGCTTCTCCAACTGGCTCGCCATCCACCCAAATCGCTCAATGACCTCCGTGGTCTCCGCGGCGTCCATTCCTCTGAGGTCGATCGCCATGGGGGACAACTGCTGGCCTCTATCACATCGGCACTGGCACTCCCCCCATCTGCATGGCCGGCGGTCCCGAGCGAGAGAAAACCGGACCCTGAGTCAACCGGCGTCGTCGAGCTGCTGCAGGCTGTCCTGAAGGCCCGCGCAGCAGAGGAGGGGATCGCCCCCACCATGATTGCTACCAGCGCCGACCTGCAAACACTCTTGGAGGGCAAACAGAACCGAGCCACTCTCGATGTTCCGATCCTCCGTGGCTGGCGACGACAATTAGTCGGCAATCTAATGCTACAAGTCTTGGAGGGAGCGGTCACGATCAGCGTGGATAAGAATTCGGGTTCGCTGCGGCTGACCCGGGGAGGGTTATAGGAACGTTTGTTTGGTTTGTCTTGTTTGTTTGGTTGCTTTAGTTGATCTCGTTAAACCAAATAACTAAACAAACCAAACAAACCAGTTCTGACTTCCCTTTCCCACAACAATCTTCCAGTACTGTTCAAAAACGCCCCTGCCTCGCCCCCAACCTTCACTGCTTCCGACTGCCTGATCGGAAGAGCCAAATTTCGCCCCGCAAAGCCATGGTTTTTCAGTCATGTCGCCTTGTCGGTTTCTGTGGACTCCATTCCTAGATCGATGGTGGCCGGGTACGGATCTGGCACCAAACGAGCGAGATGCGGTTCATTTGGTTCATTTAGTTTCTTTGGTTTCTTTTGTGCTTCGGACCGAACCAACCAAACAAACCAGCTGGACCAAACAAACAAAACAAACCAATGCTAAGTCTGCTCTCGAAACCTCTCCTTGCCCTGTTCTTCCCCGGAGGACTGATTTTTCTCATCGCGATCGGATTTCTTCGCCCCCAGGGGCTCCCCATGTGGCTGCAGCCGCCGATCGGCGCTCTACCGTATATCGTTCTCACATTCGGGCTCATCTTTGGCTGGTACTTTTCCAGCAGCCGCATGATCCTGTCCCTCCTTGTGCTGACACTGGCCGATCAGGCTACGACACTGCAGACCCTTGTCGGCGTGACGGCTTTTCTCGTTCCTCTTAATCTCTTGGCCTTTTCGATCATCAAGGAGGATTCCCTCTCGACGCTTCGTGGCATAACTAGAATTGTACTCGTCCTGATCCAGCCATTGCTGCTCTGGCTCTGCCTTCCAGACCAGCTAGACCTGGCCTCCGCTTTCACACGCGAGTACATCCCCGCTCAGTACACAGATTGGACGCCGATTCCACAGGCGGCGCTCTGTGCCTTTGCCATTGCGCTGCTCCTGCATTTTGTACGATTCATCCTTCACCGTGATCCATTGGAGGGAGGGGCTATCTGGGCATTGTGTGCCGTGTTCACGGCCTATCACGCCAGCCGGTATGGATGGCAATCGGCAAATTTTTTCATGACGGCCGGCTTGATTCTCTTTGTCACCCTGCTTCAATCTTTGTATCAACGGACCTACCGGGATGAACTCACCGGTATCCCGGGCCGCCTGGCCTACGACGAAGCGATCGGGCAACTCGGAAAACGTTTTTCCGTCGCAGTCGTCAGCATCGACCAACTGACTCAGTATGCCAACACCCACGGAAAATCTGTCAGCGAGCAGATATTGAAACTGGTTGCACCCAGAGTTCAGGCCGCTTGCACTGATGGCCAGATCTTCCGTGCGACTGGAGAAGAACTGACCCTGCTGTTTCCGGGAAAATCGACCACAGAAACTTTGCATATCCTGGAGACGATCCGGAAAACAGCGGAAGCGATCAGTCTGTTCCTCCGGGGATCAGATCGGGTATGGGAAGCGCATCGAGGGACCACAAAAGCCGGGGGACGCGATCGAGAGCTTCCGATCACTCTCAGTATCGGCGTGGCGGAAAAACTGACCGACAGTGCGACGCTGAGCCTGGTGATTAAATCGGCCTACCTTGCGCTCTATGAGGCCAAGGGGACAGGAGGGAATGTCGTGAAACGTGGATCAACCGCGAGTATCCCGGCACGGCGTTCGCGAAAGCTTGAGGCTAAGGTTGAGGTTGAGTAGGAAAGCGGAGGGTAACCCTCTCCCTCAAACCTCTAACCGTTTGCCTCCCCCCTCAACCTTAACCTCAACCTCAACCTTCCGTCGTCCTACAGCAGTGTCTTCACAGACTCCGCCGGTCTGGCCAAGATCGCCTTCTCACCCTTTTCGACAATCGGACGTTGAATGAGGTCTGGATGGGCCACCAACACATCGAGCCACTCATCGTCCGACAGTGTCTTTTTCGCCAAGCCGAGATCCCTGTAGATGTCCTCTTTCGTTCTTAAAATGTCCTTCGGTGAAAGGCCGGCTTTCTTCAAAAGGTTTTTCAGTTGTGCCTTCGTAAACGGCCTCTCGTAGTAATTGATGGCCTTGAAGGGCTTGCCGCTGTCTTTTAGCAACTGCACCGCCTGACGGCATGTGCTGCAGGTTGGTTTCTGGTAAATCGTGACCTCACCCATACCTCTACTCCTTCCTCAGCGTCTTGCCTGCCTTGACGCCATTTTTATCTATGTGATAGAGAAAACCGGAGACACACATGATGCCGACTCCAATCTTCGGAACCAGCTCGACTGGACAGTTTTCCTGCGCCACAGATACCCAACACAGCCTACGAGACCTCCGAACGAAGCGCAAGGGGCAACCGGTGTTCGTCCTCGGCCATGTCCTGGCCAGGAAAGGGCAGGAAGGAACCTTTGAGGTCTTTAACGATCGTTTGGCCCTCATCAAATTTTCTGACGGCGGAATAATCGGATATGACCCGCTGGAGCTGCTCTTGCCCACTGACATCGATGACAAGGGCATCGCCTACTTCGAAATTCGTCCCTGCCAACAGTGCGAACATCTCTTCCCCTTGACCTCAGCAGATTGTGAGGCAGCAGAAGAACCAACCTCCTGCCTGGAATGCCGGCAAGCGTAACAAGCGCGTATCGCGCTTGTTACGCTCGTTTATTTGGTTTGTCTCGTTTGTTTGGTTGGTTTGGTTCGAAGAATGAGAGAAGCCATTCGCACCAAACAAACGAAATAAACCAAAGAAACCAAACAAACCAAATCAACCAAACTAGTCTACCAGCGGCACGATCTCGATCGCTTTTTTGATCAAACAGTCACCGGCGAATGACTGCAAAGACATCGGCAGCATGCCGGCGTCGATCACGTGCACTGTGACGACCTGGAAGCCTTCAGCCGCTTTAAATCCGTGAAGCTTCATTGCGTGACAGATCTCGAGTTTTTTCCAGATTAGATTATTCAGTATCGTCTCCGACGCAAGCAGCTTCATATCCGACACTGCGTCATGTATGGAGACCTTTGCCGCTACCCGCGCCTTATCTTTTGGCGCCTCGCTCACGACCGCAAAGGCAAGAATTTCGCCGTCGGCCTGAACCGTGGATGCTGTCCCCAGCATCAGGAAACCGAACAGCAGCAGGAGGGGAGACGAGCGCGAAGTCATCTTTGTCTCGTTTATTTGGTTTGTTTGGTTCATTTCGTGCTTCGAATCGGACCAACTAAACAAACCACATGAACCAAACAAACATTTTTTGCCGTCTGCGGCTCTCAAGTCAGTATGCCAACCGATAGGGACCATTTCAAGATCCTCCGGCTTGTTCATTTGGTTCATTTGGTTCATTTAGTTTGTTTGGTTTGTTTCGTTTATTTGGTTAGCTGGTTCGTTTGGTTTCTTTCGTGCTTCGAACCAAACCAACTAAACAAACCACATGAACCAAATAAACCAGCTAGACGTGCAGCCCACGCTACATATATCCTGATAGACAGATGAAGGATACGGACCATGCCACATGATTTCATGCCGGGGCTCGCCGGCGTCCCTGCAGCCAAATCGTCGATCAGCGATGTGGACGGACAGCGAGGCGTATTGGAATATCGCGGCATCCGCGTCGAAGAACTTTGCCTGCGATCATCCTATCTTGAAACCGCCTATCTGTTGTTATTTGGACACCTTCCGACTCAACCGCAGTTTGCCAAATGGCACGAGGACGTCGTCCACCACCGTCGCATCAAGTTCAAGATTGTCGATTTGTTGAAATGCCTTCCGGAGCAGGGACATCCCATGGACGCCTTGCAAGCCGCCGTCGCCGCCTTGGGCATGTTTTACCCAGGCCGTCATGTCAAAGACGCCGACAACAACTACTGGTCAGCCGTCCGTCTCGTAGCCAAACTGCCGACCATCGTCGCGGCCTGGGCGCGGCTGCGGCACGGGGATGAGTATATTCCCCCGCGCGACGATCTTGGGTTTTCGGAAAACTTTCTCTACATGCTGACGGAAACAGAGCCGCTTGCCCTCTGGGGTAATATTTTTGACGACAGCTTGATTCTCCATGCCGAGCACACGATGAATGCCTCAACCTTCACCGGCATGATCACTGCCTCGACGTTGGCGGATCCCTACACGGTCGTCGCTTCCTCGATCGGCGCCTTGAAGGGGCCGCTGCATGGTGGAGCCAACGAAGAAGTCGTGCAGATGTTGAAGGAGATCGGAGAGCCGAAGCGCGTCCGCTCCTATCTCGAAGCACAGGTCCGCGCAAAAAAGAAGCTGATGGGCTTCGGCCACCGGGTCTACAAAGTCAAGGATCCTCGTGCGACGATTCTACAGGGCCTCTGCGAGCAGCTCTTCACGGAATGTGGCAGTTCGCCATTGTATGAGGTCGCCTTAGAGGTGGAGTTGGTTGCAGCAGAGTTACTGAAGGGGAAGGAGATCTATCCCAACGTCGATTTCTACTCCGGGATTGTCTACCAGAAGATGGGCATCGAGACCGATCTGTTCACACCGCTATTCGCGATGGCTCGAGTGTCCGGATGGCTGGCTCACTGGCTGGAGCAGCTTCACGAAAACAAACTGTTCCGGCCGGACCAAATCTATTCCGGTGAACATGGCAGGCGGTATGTACCCATCGAGCAACGGTAAGCAGGCTGCTGAAGGGGTCGAGGAAGGTTAAGGTTGAGGTTAAGGTTGAGCGAAGACCGGAATTGCCTCATTTCAGCCTCATCCTCTCTTCTCGCCTTCCCACTCAACCTCAGCCTCAACCTCAACCTTTCTTCCAGCCTCCAACCTCATACCTCCAACAATCCTCTCCTCCTCAACCTTAACCTCAACCTCAACCTTTCTTCTGCCCCCTTGACTCTGCCGCAGGCCGAATTATCTCTTCAATCAGACAGAGTACTCGGCGCGCGTCAGGAAGAGACAATCTAGCACATCATATTAATAATCAGAGGGAGGTCTACTATGACACTCGTACGGTGGGATCCGTTTCGGGAGCTTGAAGACGTGTCGGACCGCTTGAATCAGATGTTTCATCGCTCCACGCCGGCTCGGACGAACGGCAAGGAGACAATGGTCGTGGCTGATTGGGTACCCTCGGTAGATGTCAGCGAGACAGAGGGGGAGTATCAGATCAAGGCGGAGATCCCTGATGTGAAGAAAGAGGATGTGAAGGTGACACTCGAAGACGGCGTCCTCACGATCCAGGGTGAGCGGAAGCAGGAGAAGGAAGTGAAGGGCAAACGGTACCATCGGGTGGAGCGTTCGTATGGCCGCTTCGTCCGGAGCTTTACACTGCCCGATGTCATCGATGAGGAAAAAGTAAAGGCGGAATTCAAAGACGGGATTCTCAACCTTGCACTTCCCAAATCCGAGAAGGCAAAGCCGAAAGCGATCGAAGTCACAGTCGGCTAATCAACACATACCGAATCCAGTCTGAACAGAGGCCCGCTCCGGCGGGCCTCTTCCCCTCAAATTTGGTGAGTAGTAAGTGGTGAGTAGGTAGTGGGGTGACCGCGAGACTGGCCCCTCAACCTGTCTTCTCGCCTCCAACCTCTAACATTCATCTTCCCTGCTCAACCTCACCTCTTACCGGAAGGTTGAAGGTTAAGGTTGAGGTTAAGTGAAGAAAATACCAAACCTTGCGTCCGGAACCTAAGGCCTTCGCCTGCTCAACCTTAACCTCAACCTCAACCTATCTTTTCTGACCGGCCTGAGTTTATCATGACGCCCGCGGCGAGTAAGAACCCTTACCATGGAGTGCGCGCATGAAGAACAAGCAAACCGGTACAACGACGACGTCGGTTGGTGCTACCAGAGTTGAGCGGGACACAATGGGAGAGTTAGCCGTGCCGGCTGACGCCTATTATGGAGTGCAAACCGCCCGCGCGATCGAAAACTTTCCGATCAGTTCGTTGCGGTTTCCCCGATCCATGATCCGGGCGATGGGGCTGATCAAACGCGCTGCCGCAACCGTCAACCAGTCGCTGGGCCTTCTGGACAAGAAACAGGCGGATGCGATCAAACAGGCCGCGACAGAAGTGGTCAAGGGTACGCTCGATGCCGAGTTCCCCGTGGACATTTTCCAAACCGGCTCAGGCACCTCGACCAACATGAATACCAACGAGGTGATTTCCAACCGTGCGACCGAGTTGCTCGGTGGAGCCAGGGGCAGCAAGCTCGTACATCCGAACGATCACGTGAACCTCGGCCAATCCAGCAACGACGTAATTCCCACGGCGATTCATATTGCGTCCGGGGAAATGATGCAACAGCAGCTCATTCCGGCGCTGACGTTGTTACAGAAAGCGCTCGCGCGCAAAGCCAAGGAGTTCGACAAGGTCGTCAAGATCGGTCGCACTCACTTGCAAGATGCGACGCCAGTCCGATTGGGCCAGGAGTTTGGCGGGTACGCGCGTCAGATCGAATTAGGCATTCAACGCGTCAAACGAGCACAAGCGGCGCTCGGTGAAGTCGCACTCGGAGGAACCGCCGTCGGCACAGGACTCAATCGCCACCCGAAATTCCCTGCCAAGGTACTGGCTATCATCTCGAAAGAGACCGGCTGTACATTCATCGAAGCGAAGAACCACTTTGAAGCCCAGTCCACACAAGATTCATTGGTCGAAGCGAGCGGCGAGTTGAAGACGATCGCCGTGAGTCTCATGAAAATTGCCAACGACATTCGCTGGCTTGGCTCCGGCCCTCGCTGTGGACTGGGAGAGATCAACCTCCCGGAGACCCAGCCTGGCTCGTCGATCATGCCGGGCAAAGTCAACCCGGTGATCGCCGAGTCGGTGACGATGGTCTGTGCCCAGGTCATCGGCAACGATATGACCGTCACAGTGGGAGGGCAGGCGGCTAACTTCGAGCTGATCGTCATGCTGCCGGTGATGGCCTATAACCTCTTGCAGTCCATCGAGCTCCTCTCGACAGCCTCAACCAATTTCGCCGTCAAGTGCATCAACGGCATCAAGGCCAACGAGGAACGTTGCAAGAGCTTGATTGAAGAGAGTCTGGCCATGTGTACCGCCCTGGCGCCGGAGATCGGGTATGAAGCTGCCGCGAAACTGGCTAAGGAAGCATACAAATCCGGCAAGACCGTCCGCCAGATGGCAAAGGAGCAGAAAATCCTCTCAGAAAAACGTCTCACCGAACTACTCGACCCCTGGCGCATGACCGAGCCAGGCGGGCCTGTGGGAAGTGCGGGAGGATAGAAGGTAGACGGGGACGCCATGTTGGGCAGTACGCTGTACGGAACTGATCTGGCAAGCTTAGACCGATATTTCTTCCATTTCGCAGTAGCAGCACGGGCTAACCGATGAACGTCTTCACCGACTTCTCAGTTCTCGCCAATCAGCTTTGACAGCGCAAAATCCCCTATGCTAAAGTCCGCGGAACTGTTGGGGTTCTCGTCACTTCTCCGTTCACCTTTTCTAGGAACCAATACATGAGCAATACGAATTCGCATGTAATTCTTCTGGTCGGAGCCGGACCAGCCGGGATGGCAGTCGCGAGCACGTTGGCTAAGGCCGGCCATGAAATTATCATTCTGAACCGGGATATCAAATTCGGCGGATTAGCTGAATATGGGATTTTTCCCGCAAAACTGAAGCTCCGCGGCGGTCTCAAGAAGCAGTACTGGGAGTTGCTCAATAAACCGAACGTCCACTATTTCGGCAATGTCTCAATCGGCAACGGCAAAGACCTCACAGTCGACGAGGTCCGAAACCTTGGCGCCAGCGCGGTCGTGTTTTCGATCGGCGCGCAAGGGACCAAGGC carries:
- a CDS encoding Hsp20/alpha crystallin family protein — its product is MTLVRWDPFRELEDVSDRLNQMFHRSTPARTNGKETMVVADWVPSVDVSETEGEYQIKAEIPDVKKEDVKVTLEDGVLTIQGERKQEKEVKGKRYHRVERSYGRFVRSFTLPDVIDEEKVKAEFKDGILNLALPKSEKAKPKAIEVTVG
- a CDS encoding class II fumarate hydratase, which gives rise to MKNKQTGTTTTSVGATRVERDTMGELAVPADAYYGVQTARAIENFPISSLRFPRSMIRAMGLIKRAAATVNQSLGLLDKKQADAIKQAATEVVKGTLDAEFPVDIFQTGSGTSTNMNTNEVISNRATELLGGARGSKLVHPNDHVNLGQSSNDVIPTAIHIASGEMMQQQLIPALTLLQKALARKAKEFDKVVKIGRTHLQDATPVRLGQEFGGYARQIELGIQRVKRAQAALGEVALGGTAVGTGLNRHPKFPAKVLAIISKETGCTFIEAKNHFEAQSTQDSLVEASGELKTIAVSLMKIANDIRWLGSGPRCGLGEINLPETQPGSSIMPGKVNPVIAESVTMVCAQVIGNDMTVTVGGQAANFELIVMLPVMAYNLLQSIELLSTASTNFAVKCINGIKANEERCKSLIEESLAMCTALAPEIGYEAAAKLAKEAYKSGKTVRQMAKEQKILSEKRLTELLDPWRMTEPGGPVGSAGG
- a CDS encoding citrate synthase, which translates into the protein MPHDFMPGLAGVPAAKSSISDVDGQRGVLEYRGIRVEELCLRSSYLETAYLLLFGHLPTQPQFAKWHEDVVHHRRIKFKIVDLLKCLPEQGHPMDALQAAVAALGMFYPGRHVKDADNNYWSAVRLVAKLPTIVAAWARLRHGDEYIPPRDDLGFSENFLYMLTETEPLALWGNIFDDSLILHAEHTMNASTFTGMITASTLADPYTVVASSIGALKGPLHGGANEEVVQMLKEIGEPKRVRSYLEAQVRAKKKLMGFGHRVYKVKDPRATILQGLCEQLFTECGSSPLYEVALEVELVAAELLKGKEIYPNVDFYSGIVYQKMGIETDLFTPLFAMARVSGWLAHWLEQLHENKLFRPDQIYSGEHGRRYVPIEQR